Proteins encoded in a region of the Canis lupus familiaris isolate Mischka breed German Shepherd chromosome 1, alternate assembly UU_Cfam_GSD_1.0, whole genome shotgun sequence genome:
- the ELAC1 gene encoding zinc phosphodiesterase ELAC protein 1 isoform X1, which yields MSMDVTFLGTGAAYPSPTRGASALVLRCEGECWLFDCGEGTQTQLMKSQLKAGRITKIFITHLHGDHFFGLPGLLCTISLQSGSVVTKQPIEIYGPAGLRDFIWRTMELSHTELVFPYVVHELVPTADQCPTEEQKEFTHVNEMDSLPKEGQGRTILLDSEENSYLLVDDEQFVVKAFRLFHRIPSFGFSVVEKKRPGKLNAQKLKDLGVPPGPAYGKLKNGISVVLDNGVTISPQDVLKKPIVGRKICILGDCSGVVGDGGVKLCFEADLLIHEATLDDAQMDKAKEHGHSTPQMAAAFAKLCQAKRLVLTHFSQRYKPVALAREGEADGIVELKKQAESVLDLQEVTLAEDFMVIGIPIKK from the exons ATGTCTATGGATGTGACGTTTCTGGGTACGGGTGCAGCATACCCGTCCCCAACCCGGGGTGCCTCTGCGCTGGTCCTTCGGTGTGAGGGCGAGTGCTGGCTCTTTGACTGTGGGGAGGGGACTCAGACACAGCTTATGAAGAGCCAACTTAAAGCAG GGAGAATTACCAAGATCTTCATTACGCATCTTCATGGAGACCATTTCTTTGGCCTTCCTGGCCTCCTCTGCACAATCAGCCTGCAGAGTGGCTCTGTGGTCACCAAACAGCCTATTGAAATCTATGGCCCTGCCGGGCTTCGAGACTTTATCTGGCGAACCATGGAACTCTCCCACACGGAGCTGGTCTTCCCTTACGTGGTCCATGAGCTGGTGCCTACAGCAGATCAGTGTCCtacagaagaacaaaaagaatttaCGCATGTGAATGAAATGGACAGCCTTCCCAAGGAGGGGCAAGGAAGAACCATCCTATTAGACTCAGAGGAAAACTCGTACCTCCTGGTTGATGATGAACAGTTTGTTGTAAAAGCATTTCGCCTCTTTCACCGAATTCCGTCCTTTGGGTTTTCAGTTGTGGAGAAGAAACGCCCAGGTAAACTCAATGCACAGAAACTGAAAGACCTcg GTGTGCCTCCAGGTCCTGCCTATGGGAAGCTGAAAAATGGAATTTCTGTTGTTCTGGACAATGGAGTTACAATTTCTCCCCAAGATGTCTTAAAAAAGCCTATTGTTGGaagaaaaatctgcattttgGGTGACTGTTCTGGGGTTGTGGGTGATGGAGGAGTGAAGCTGTGCTTTGAAGCAGACCTGTTGATCCATGAAGCAACCCTAGATGATGCTCAGATGGACAAAGCCAAGGAGCACGGCCACAGCACACCACAGATGGCAGCAGCATTTGCAAAGTTGTGCCAAGCGAAGAGACTAGTTCTGACTCACTTCAGTCAGAGGTACAAACCGGTTGCCTTggccagagaaggagaagcagatgggATTGTAGAACTAAAAAAGCAAGCTGAATCAGTATTAGATCTCCAAGAAGTGACTCTAGCAGAAGACTTTATGGTGATTGGCATTCCGATCAAGAAGTGA